The following are from one region of the Bradyrhizobium septentrionale genome:
- a CDS encoding CDP-alcohol phosphatidyltransferase family protein, whose amino-acid sequence MNIPNIITLGRIILVPVIVWAIVSSQMEIAFAIFVIAGVSDAVDGFLAKRFNMTSELGALLDPLADKALLVSIYVALGIWGAVPRWIVILVVSRDIMIVSAVIVSWLFDKPVEMKPLMVSKLNTVAQVAFAALVLASLGFGFQPYPYDLILMGLVTIFTLGSVSLYLVEWVRHMSTIEAR is encoded by the coding sequence TTGAACATTCCGAATATCATTACCCTCGGCCGCATCATCCTGGTGCCGGTGATCGTCTGGGCCATCGTGTCCAGCCAGATGGAGATCGCGTTCGCGATCTTCGTGATCGCCGGCGTCTCGGACGCAGTCGACGGTTTCCTCGCCAAGCGCTTCAACATGACGAGCGAGCTCGGCGCCCTGCTCGACCCGCTCGCCGACAAGGCACTGCTGGTGTCGATCTATGTCGCGCTCGGGATCTGGGGCGCGGTGCCGCGCTGGATCGTGATTCTGGTGGTGTCGCGCGACATCATGATCGTCTCCGCCGTGATTGTGTCATGGTTGTTCGACAAGCCGGTCGAGATGAAGCCGCTGATGGTGTCGAAGCTCAACACGGTGGCGCAGGTCGCGTTCGCGGCGTTGGTGCTGGCCTCGCTCGGCTTCGGCTTCCAGCCGTACCCTTACGACCTGATCCTGATGGGTCTCGTCACGATCTTTACTTTGGGTTCGGTGTCCCTCTATCTCGTGGAGTGGGTGCGGCACATGAGCACGATCGAAGCTCGGTAG
- the purM gene encoding phosphoribosylformylglycinamidine cyclo-ligase has translation MTERKNGLTYADSGVDIDAGNRLVDLIKPMVRATARPGADAEIGGFGGLFDLKAAGFKDPVLVAATDGVGTKLKIAIETGIHSGIGIDLVAMSVNDLVVQGAEPLFFLDYFACGKLHPEATAQIVAGIAEGCRESGCALIGGETAEMPGLYKDGDYDLGGFAVGAAERGTLLPTADMAAGDAVIGLASSGVHSNGYSLVRKIVEQSGVAYEAPAPFAPVMTLGAALLTPTKLYVKSCLRAIRETGAVKGLAHITGGGFTDNIPRVLPKHLGVGIDLARLPVLPVFKWLAVQGGIAELELLRTFNCGIGMIAIVKPDAVDAVTEAFTAGGETVTLLGEVIEAKGEHRVVYNGHLDLSR, from the coding sequence ATGACCGAGCGCAAAAACGGGCTCACTTACGCGGATTCGGGTGTCGATATCGACGCCGGCAATCGTCTGGTCGATCTGATCAAGCCGATGGTGCGGGCCACCGCGCGGCCGGGCGCGGACGCCGAGATCGGCGGCTTCGGCGGGCTGTTCGACCTCAAGGCCGCCGGCTTCAAGGACCCGGTCCTGGTGGCTGCGACCGACGGCGTCGGCACCAAGCTGAAGATCGCGATCGAGACCGGCATCCATAGCGGCATCGGAATCGACCTGGTCGCGATGTCGGTCAACGACCTCGTCGTGCAGGGTGCGGAACCGCTGTTCTTCCTCGACTATTTCGCCTGTGGCAAGCTCCACCCGGAGGCCACCGCACAGATCGTCGCGGGGATCGCCGAGGGCTGCCGCGAATCCGGCTGCGCGCTGATCGGCGGCGAGACCGCCGAGATGCCCGGCCTCTACAAGGACGGCGATTACGACCTCGGCGGCTTTGCGGTCGGCGCGGCCGAGCGCGGCACCCTGCTGCCGACGGCCGATATGGCCGCGGGCGACGCCGTGATCGGCCTTGCCTCCTCGGGCGTGCACTCCAACGGCTATTCGCTGGTGCGCAAGATCGTCGAGCAATCCGGCGTTGCCTATGAGGCGCCGGCGCCGTTCGCGCCGGTCATGACGCTCGGCGCAGCGCTGCTGACGCCGACCAAGCTCTATGTGAAGTCCTGCCTGCGCGCGATCCGCGAGACCGGCGCGGTGAAGGGGCTCGCCCACATCACCGGCGGCGGCTTCACCGACAACATTCCGCGCGTGCTGCCGAAGCATCTCGGCGTCGGCATCGATCTGGCGCGGCTGCCGGTGCTGCCGGTGTTCAAATGGCTGGCCGTGCAGGGCGGCATCGCCGAGCTCGAGCTGCTGCGCACCTTCAACTGCGGCATCGGCATGATCGCGATCGTCAAGCCGGACGCGGTCGACGCGGTGACCGAGGCCTTCACCGCCGGCGGCGAGACCGTGACGCTGCTCGGCGAGGTGATCGAGGCCAAAGGCGAGCATCGCGTGGTCTATAACGGTCATCTCGATCTCTCGCGATGA
- the purN gene encoding phosphoribosylglycinamide formyltransferase gives MKRRVAILISGRGSNMAALIEAAKAADFPAEIVAVISNRADAGGLEKAAASDIPTIVIESKPFGKDRAGFEAVLQKALDDRQVELICLGGFMRLFTAEFARHWYGRMLNIHPSLLPCFPGLDPHGQALRAGVKLSGATVHLVIPETDAGPIVMQGAVTVADDDTPETLAARVIGIEHRIYPEALRLLASGRLKLEGERCTTQGSAATDSTLIAPQS, from the coding sequence ATGAAGCGCCGCGTCGCCATCCTGATCTCCGGCCGCGGCTCCAACATGGCCGCGCTGATCGAGGCTGCGAAAGCTGCGGATTTTCCGGCCGAGATCGTGGCCGTGATCTCCAACCGCGCCGACGCTGGCGGGCTCGAGAAGGCGGCCGCGAGCGACATTCCGACCATCGTCATCGAGAGCAAGCCGTTCGGCAAGGATCGCGCCGGCTTCGAGGCGGTGCTGCAGAAAGCGCTCGACGACAGGCAGGTCGAGCTGATCTGCCTCGGCGGCTTCATGCGGCTGTTCACCGCCGAATTCGCCCGGCACTGGTACGGCCGGATGCTCAACATCCATCCGTCGTTGCTGCCGTGTTTCCCCGGCCTCGATCCGCACGGCCAGGCCCTGCGCGCAGGCGTCAAGCTGTCGGGAGCGACGGTGCATCTCGTGATCCCGGAGACCGATGCCGGTCCGATCGTGATGCAGGGCGCGGTCACGGTAGCTGACGACGACACGCCCGAGACGCTCGCCGCACGCGTGATCGGTATAGAGCATCGCATCTATCCGGAGGCGCTGCGGCTCCTGGCGTCCGGCCGGCTCAAGCTCGAAGGCGAGCGCTGCACGACGCAGGGCAGCGCGGCGACCGACAGCACGCTGATCGCGCCGCAGAGCTAG
- a CDS encoding cold-shock protein, whose translation MPKGTVKWFNPTKGYGFIKPAVGDKDVFVHISAVERAGLSTLNENQTVEYELVENRGKASAENLKVH comes from the coding sequence ATGCCGAAGGGTACCGTCAAATGGTTCAACCCGACCAAAGGATACGGGTTCATCAAGCCGGCCGTCGGCGACAAGGATGTGTTCGTCCACATCTCGGCGGTCGAGCGTGCCGGGCTAAGCACACTCAACGAGAACCAGACCGTCGAATACGAGCTGGTGGAGAACCGCGGCAAGGCGTCGGCAGAGAACCTCAAGGTTCACTGA
- the rnd gene encoding ribonuclease D — protein MDLISTTPDLAAACDRLAQHKVITVDTEFLRETTYYPLLCVVQMASADEAVVVDALAPGIDLKPFFDLMSNEAVLKVFHAARQDIEIVWHLSGTIPHPIFDTQVAAMVLGYGDSIAYDQLVDRVTGHRPDKTHRFTDWSRRPLSEEQLHYAVSDVTHLREVFAALDADLRKRDRSDWVSEEMEVLTSPKTYDFHPERAWERLKTRVRKPRELAVLIEVAAWREQEAQSRDVPRSRVLKDDAVGDIATHAPTSLDKLGNLRSLPKGFERSKWGADIIAAVQRGLARDQASLPKLEKPRNNSNGAATVELLKVLLRMTSERHGVASKVIATVDDLEQIAADDQAEVGALHGWRRELFGEAALKLKHGQLALAIDKGRVVRVDRG, from the coding sequence ATGGATCTGATTAGCACGACCCCCGACCTCGCCGCCGCCTGCGACCGGCTCGCTCAACACAAGGTCATCACCGTCGACACCGAGTTCCTGCGGGAGACGACCTACTATCCGCTGCTCTGCGTCGTGCAGATGGCGAGCGCGGATGAAGCCGTCGTGGTCGACGCACTGGCGCCCGGCATCGACCTCAAGCCGTTCTTCGATCTGATGTCGAACGAGGCCGTGCTGAAGGTATTTCATGCCGCGCGGCAGGACATCGAAATCGTCTGGCATCTCTCCGGCACCATCCCGCATCCGATCTTCGACACCCAGGTCGCCGCCATGGTGCTCGGCTATGGCGACAGCATCGCCTATGACCAGCTGGTCGACCGCGTCACCGGCCACCGTCCCGACAAGACCCATCGCTTCACCGACTGGTCGCGCCGCCCGCTGAGCGAGGAGCAGCTGCATTACGCGGTCTCCGACGTCACCCATCTGCGCGAAGTGTTCGCCGCGCTCGACGCCGATCTCAGGAAGCGCGACCGCAGCGACTGGGTCAGCGAGGAGATGGAGGTCCTGACCTCGCCGAAGACCTACGACTTCCATCCCGAGCGCGCCTGGGAGCGGCTCAAGACCCGCGTCCGCAAGCCGCGCGAGCTCGCGGTGCTGATCGAGGTCGCGGCGTGGCGCGAGCAGGAGGCGCAGAGCCGCGACGTGCCGCGCTCGCGCGTGCTCAAGGACGATGCGGTCGGCGATATCGCCACCCATGCGCCGACCTCGCTCGACAAGCTCGGCAATCTGCGTTCGCTGCCGAAGGGCTTTGAGCGCTCGAAATGGGGCGCCGACATCATTGCTGCCGTGCAGCGCGGGCTCGCCCGCGACCAGGCGTCGCTCCCCAAGCTGGAAAAGCCGCGCAACAACTCCAATGGTGCGGCGACCGTCGAGCTGCTGAAGGTGCTGCTGCGCATGACCTCGGAACGCCACGGCGTCGCCAGCAAGGTGATCGCCACCGTCGACGATCTCGAGCAGATCGCGGCCGACGATCAGGCCGAGGTCGGCGCCCTGCACGGCTGGCGGCGCGAATTGTTCGGCGAGGCCGCGCTCAAGCTCAAGCACGGCCAGCTCGCGCTCGCGATCGACAAGGGCCGCGTGGTGCGGGTGGATCGGGGTTAG
- a CDS encoding acyltransferase family protein, translating to MPDVQEQPGPTRVPILDLLRLAAVGAVILYHYGFWGPASHGVQQVAMPYLAPVAQYGFLGVPVFFAISGFVIAYSAEGRTPVGFAIARFSRIYPTFVICMTLTFLATLLVGHAWFHVTWGQWLANLFIAAPMFGQPYMDDAYWSLVIEVVFYVWVALFLAWGIFPRRIDTIIVAWIAITFVNELTLDIPLFEKLFMADDSGFFAVGLLIYEHYRGRRDTRLYSLLTLAMGTATFQAVHKLERLGVHTHGSFDPMVVTAISIVSLGIVFAATRIKSVPLPASLVSAVGGITYPLYLLHLQLGYVILLAMTPTPDALSTALVVTAVVVLAWFVWRFLEAPAHGLVRDKLTLLASRHGWPTRLRAGEPRIKSGRISGRVEAEQIANR from the coding sequence ATGCCGGACGTTCAAGAGCAACCGGGCCCGACCAGGGTTCCGATACTCGACCTGCTGCGGCTCGCCGCGGTCGGGGCCGTGATCCTGTATCATTACGGCTTCTGGGGTCCCGCATCGCACGGTGTTCAGCAGGTCGCGATGCCGTATCTCGCGCCGGTCGCGCAGTATGGATTCCTCGGCGTCCCCGTGTTCTTCGCGATCAGCGGCTTCGTCATTGCCTATTCGGCCGAAGGCCGCACGCCGGTCGGCTTCGCGATCGCCCGCTTCAGCCGCATCTATCCGACCTTCGTCATCTGCATGACGCTGACCTTCCTCGCGACGCTGCTGGTGGGCCATGCCTGGTTCCACGTAACGTGGGGGCAATGGCTGGCAAACCTGTTCATTGCGGCACCGATGTTCGGCCAGCCCTACATGGATGACGCCTACTGGTCGCTGGTGATCGAGGTCGTGTTCTACGTCTGGGTCGCGCTGTTCCTGGCCTGGGGCATCTTCCCGCGGCGGATCGACACGATCATCGTGGCATGGATCGCCATCACCTTCGTCAACGAACTGACCCTCGACATTCCCCTGTTCGAGAAACTCTTCATGGCCGACGATAGCGGCTTCTTCGCCGTCGGGCTCCTGATTTATGAGCACTATCGGGGACGACGCGACACCAGGCTCTACAGCCTGCTGACGCTGGCGATGGGAACGGCGACGTTCCAGGCCGTGCACAAGCTGGAACGGCTCGGCGTCCACACCCACGGCAGCTTCGATCCCATGGTCGTCACGGCCATCTCCATCGTCTCGCTCGGCATCGTTTTCGCCGCCACCCGCATCAAGTCGGTGCCGCTGCCGGCTAGCCTCGTCAGCGCCGTGGGCGGCATCACCTACCCGCTCTATCTGCTGCATCTGCAGCTCGGTTACGTGATCCTGCTTGCGATGACGCCAACGCCGGATGCGCTTTCGACCGCGCTCGTTGTCACGGCCGTCGTCGTGCTGGCGTGGTTCGTCTGGCGCTTCCTCGAAGCTCCCGCGCATGGTCTCGTCAGGGACAAGCTCACACTGCTGGCCTCGCGGCACGGATGGCCGACGCGCCTTCGCGCCGGCGAGCCGCGGATCAAATCGGGCCGCATCTCCGGACGGGTCGAGGCAGAGCAGATCGCCAATCGCTGA
- the chrA gene encoding chromate efflux transporter, producing the protein MQQSSTPPSTARAAHSPLEVLLIFLKLGVSCFGGPIAHIGYFRDEFVTRRRWLDEQAYADLVALCQFLPGPASSQVGFSLGLMRAGYLGALAAWTGFTLPSAIVLVLFAFGAGGLSGPAGAGLVHGLKLVAVAIVAQAVWGMARTLCPDRERASIATVAALIILASSSSIAQIGAIILGAVAGFWLCRAQPADGVTHIAMPVSRRVGVAALSLFLALLAGLPLLARAWPGLSLFEAFYHSGALVFGGGHVVLPLLREAVVTPGWIGDDAFLTGYGAAQAVPGPLFTFAAYLGTVIGGVPGAIVGLIAIFMPGILVLLAALPFWDSFRKQPSAQAMMRGVNAAVVGVLGAALYDPVWTSSVHRPLDFGIALAGFVLLTAWRAPPLLVVVVCAAAGIATGLLQS; encoded by the coding sequence ATGCAGCAATCCAGCACCCCGCCCTCCACGGCGCGCGCCGCGCATTCGCCGCTGGAGGTGCTGCTGATCTTCCTCAAGCTCGGCGTCAGCTGCTTCGGCGGCCCGATCGCCCATATCGGTTATTTCCGCGACGAGTTCGTCACCCGCAGACGCTGGCTTGACGAGCAGGCCTATGCGGACCTGGTCGCGCTCTGCCAGTTCCTGCCGGGCCCTGCGAGCAGCCAGGTCGGCTTCTCGCTCGGCCTGATGCGCGCTGGCTATCTCGGCGCGCTGGCGGCCTGGACCGGGTTCACGCTGCCGTCAGCGATTGTGCTCGTGCTGTTTGCCTTTGGCGCCGGCGGATTGAGCGGCCCGGCCGGCGCTGGCCTGGTGCACGGCCTCAAGCTCGTCGCGGTTGCGATCGTGGCGCAAGCCGTCTGGGGCATGGCGCGCACGCTCTGTCCCGACCGCGAGCGCGCCTCGATTGCGACGGTGGCGGCGCTCATCATCCTCGCCAGTTCCTCGTCGATCGCGCAGATCGGCGCCATCATTCTCGGCGCCGTCGCCGGGTTCTGGCTCTGCCGGGCACAACCGGCCGACGGCGTCACCCATATCGCAATGCCGGTGTCGCGCCGCGTTGGCGTCGCCGCGTTGAGCCTGTTCCTCGCGCTGCTCGCCGGACTGCCGCTGCTGGCCCGGGCATGGCCCGGCCTCAGCCTGTTCGAGGCCTTCTACCACTCCGGCGCACTGGTGTTCGGCGGCGGCCACGTCGTGCTGCCGCTCTTGCGCGAAGCGGTGGTGACGCCGGGCTGGATCGGCGACGATGCGTTCCTCACCGGCTACGGCGCCGCGCAGGCGGTGCCGGGCCCGCTGTTCACCTTCGCGGCCTATCTCGGCACCGTGATCGGCGGCGTGCCGGGTGCAATCGTTGGCCTCATCGCCATCTTCATGCCGGGAATTCTCGTCCTGCTCGCGGCGCTGCCGTTCTGGGATAGTTTCCGCAAGCAGCCCTCGGCGCAGGCGATGATGCGCGGCGTCAACGCCGCCGTGGTCGGCGTCCTCGGTGCGGCACTCTACGATCCGGTCTGGACCAGCAGCGTGCACCGTCCGCTCGATTTCGGCATCGCACTGGCGGGCTTCGTGCTGCTCACGGCATGGCGCGCCCCGCCGCTGCTGGTGGTCGTCGTCTGCGCGGCCGCCGGCATCGCCACCGGGCTCCTGCAATCGTGA
- a CDS encoding SLC13 family permease, whose product MTETASSLIHPGWFAAIAILLWATSLLPEFLTALLFFAAVAVFRAAPPDVLFSGFQSEAFWLVLGGFVIGSAIRKVGLADRIARALAGHLTGSWLRMVAGVILLTYALAFVMPSNMGRIALLMPIILALADRAGLSEGSPGRHALALAVGFGTYQLSASILPANVPNLIMTGAAERAYGVRFDYMSYLVLHAPVIGILKGIVLIGCLVWLFPASPKPIEGSTETTPMSAAEWRLSIILLATLAFWMTDSLHGIRPAWVGLVSACLCLLPRVGFLNGEEFAAGVNVRTCIYLGGILGLAAVVAWSGLGTAIGNLIIPHLPLDPARPAADFASMIGLASLLNFVVTANGVPAVFTPLASSLAAHTGLTLPTVLMSQVFAYATPLLPYQAAPIVVAAGMARVPTSAAVKVCLLVGLISFVVLAPLYLVWFRLLGWIG is encoded by the coding sequence ATGACCGAGACCGCTTCGTCGCTGATCCATCCCGGCTGGTTTGCCGCGATCGCCATCCTGCTCTGGGCCACCAGCCTGCTGCCGGAATTCCTCACCGCGCTGTTGTTCTTCGCCGCGGTCGCGGTGTTTCGCGCGGCGCCGCCGGACGTGCTGTTCTCCGGCTTCCAGTCGGAAGCGTTCTGGCTGGTGCTTGGCGGCTTCGTCATCGGCAGCGCGATCCGCAAGGTCGGGCTCGCCGACCGGATCGCGCGCGCCCTTGCCGGACATCTCACCGGCTCCTGGCTCCGGATGGTCGCCGGCGTCATCCTGCTGACCTATGCGCTGGCCTTCGTGATGCCCTCGAACATGGGCCGCATCGCGCTGCTGATGCCGATCATCCTGGCGCTGGCCGATCGCGCCGGGCTATCAGAGGGATCGCCGGGCCGTCATGCGCTCGCGCTTGCGGTGGGTTTCGGCACCTACCAGCTCTCGGCGTCGATCCTGCCGGCGAATGTGCCGAACCTGATCATGACCGGCGCCGCCGAGCGCGCCTATGGCGTGCGTTTCGATTACATGTCGTATCTTGTGCTGCATGCGCCGGTGATCGGCATCCTCAAGGGCATCGTGCTGATCGGCTGCCTGGTGTGGCTGTTTCCGGCATCGCCCAAGCCGATCGAGGGCAGCACCGAGACGACACCCATGAGCGCAGCGGAATGGCGGCTCTCGATCATCCTGCTTGCCACGCTCGCGTTCTGGATGACGGACTCTCTGCACGGCATCCGCCCGGCATGGGTCGGGCTGGTGTCGGCCTGTCTTTGCCTGCTGCCTCGCGTGGGCTTCCTCAACGGCGAGGAATTCGCCGCCGGCGTCAATGTCCGCACCTGCATCTATCTCGGCGGCATCCTCGGGCTTGCCGCCGTCGTCGCCTGGTCCGGGCTCGGCACTGCGATCGGCAATCTCATCATTCCGCATTTGCCGCTCGATCCGGCGCGGCCGGCGGCGGATTTCGCATCGATGATCGGGCTCGCCAGCCTGCTGAACTTCGTGGTCACCGCCAACGGCGTCCCCGCGGTGTTCACGCCGCTCGCGTCCTCGCTCGCCGCACACACCGGCCTCACGCTGCCGACCGTGCTGATGTCGCAGGTGTTCGCCTATGCGACGCCGCTGCTGCCGTATCAGGCAGCCCCGATCGTCGTCGCCGCCGGCATGGCGCGCGTGCCGACCAGCGCAGCGGTCAAGGTGTGCCTCCTGGTCGGCCTGATCTCGTTCGTCGTGCTCGCGCCGCTCTATCTCGTCTGGTTCCGGCTGCTCGGCTGGATCGGCTGA
- a CDS encoding protein adenylyltransferase SelO — MTIHFPFQNTYSALPANFFARVAPTPVASPRLIKLNRLLALQLGLDPDLLSTPEGAEILAGKRLPDGADPIAMAYAGHQFGHFVPQLGDGRAILLGEVIDRDGVRRDIQLKGSGPTPFSRRGDGRAALGPVLREYIVSEAMFALGIPTTRSLAAVVTGEPVMRETALPGAVLTRIASSHIRVGTFQFFAARGDTDGVRALADHVIIRHYPELKDAAQPYHALLAGVVARQAALVARWLLVGFIHGVMNTDNTSISGETIDYGPCAFLDAYNPAQVFSSIDEMGRYAYANQPRIALWNLTRLAECLLPLFADDQEKAIEQAQVILGDFPEKFTAAYQAGLRAKVGLFTARDGDEALIQDLLDAMAKNGADFTLTFRHLGEAASDDAADVRAQFLEPTAFDEWATRWRARLALEQQTPAERKAAMRAVNPAFIPRNHRIEAVIQAAVTNDDYAPFEELLTVLAKPYEDQPQFAAYADPPLPEQRVTQTFCGT; from the coding sequence ATGACCATCCATTTCCCCTTCCAGAACACCTATTCGGCGCTGCCGGCGAACTTTTTCGCCCGCGTTGCGCCGACCCCGGTGGCCTCCCCCCGGCTGATCAAGCTGAACCGGTTGCTCGCGCTCCAGCTCGGGCTGGATCCGGACCTGCTGTCGACCCCGGAGGGCGCCGAAATCCTCGCCGGCAAGCGCCTGCCTGACGGCGCCGACCCGATCGCGATGGCCTATGCCGGCCACCAGTTCGGCCACTTTGTTCCCCAGCTCGGCGACGGCCGCGCCATCCTGCTCGGCGAGGTCATCGACCGGGACGGCGTCCGCCGCGACATCCAGCTCAAGGGAAGTGGCCCGACCCCGTTCTCCCGCCGCGGCGACGGCCGCGCCGCGCTGGGTCCGGTCTTGCGCGAATACATCGTCAGCGAGGCGATGTTCGCTTTGGGCATTCCGACCACCCGTTCGCTTGCCGCCGTCGTCACCGGCGAGCCCGTGATGCGCGAGACCGCGCTGCCTGGCGCGGTGCTGACGCGCATCGCCTCGAGCCACATCCGCGTCGGCACCTTCCAGTTTTTCGCCGCCCGCGGCGACACCGACGGCGTGCGGGCGCTCGCCGACCACGTCATCATCAGGCACTATCCCGAGCTGAAGGACGCCGCCCAGCCCTATCACGCGCTGCTTGCCGGCGTCGTCGCGCGACAGGCCGCACTCGTCGCGCGCTGGCTGCTGGTCGGCTTCATCCACGGCGTGATGAACACCGACAATACCTCGATCTCAGGCGAGACCATCGACTACGGCCCCTGCGCCTTCCTCGACGCCTACAACCCGGCGCAGGTGTTCTCCTCGATCGACGAGATGGGCCGCTACGCCTACGCCAACCAGCCGCGCATCGCTTTGTGGAATCTGACCCGGCTCGCCGAATGCCTGCTGCCGCTGTTCGCCGACGACCAGGAGAAGGCGATCGAACAGGCGCAAGTGATCCTCGGCGACTTCCCGGAAAAATTCACCGCGGCCTATCAGGCCGGGCTGCGCGCCAAGGTCGGCCTGTTCACCGCGCGCGACGGCGACGAGGCGCTGATCCAGGACCTGCTCGACGCGATGGCAAAGAACGGTGCCGACTTCACGTTGACCTTCCGCCATCTCGGCGAGGCGGCAAGCGATGACGCCGCCGACGTCCGCGCGCAGTTCCTCGAGCCCACAGCGTTCGACGAATGGGCCACCCGCTGGCGCGCCCGCCTCGCGCTGGAACAGCAGACGCCGGCCGAGCGCAAGGCCGCGATGCGCGCCGTCAACCCCGCCTTCATCCCGCGCAACCACCGCATCGAAGCGGTGATCCAGGCAGCCGTCACCAACGACGACTACGCGCCGTTCGAGGAGCTGCTGACGGTGCTGGCGAAGCCCTACGAGGATCAGCCGCAGTTCGCGGCCTACGCCGATCCGCCGCTCCCCGAGCAGCGCGTGACGCAGACGTTCTGCGGGACCTAG
- the aspS gene encoding aspartate--tRNA ligase, whose protein sequence is MHRYRSHTCGALRESDIDQTARLSGWVHRVRDHGGVLFVDLRDHYGITQCVADPDSPAFAEVEKFRSEWVVRIDGKVRHRPAGTDNPELPTGMIEVYIKEIEVLGPAAELPLPVFGEQEYPEDIRLKYRFLDLRREKLHQNIMTRGAVVDSMRKRMKEQGFFEFQTPILTASSPEGARDFLVPSRIHPGKFYALPQAPQQYKQLLMMSGFDRYFQIAPCFRDEDPRADRLPGEFYQLDVEMSFVEQDDVFAAMEPVITGVFEDFAKGKPVTKNWPRIPFAEAVRKYGSDKPDLRNKIVMQEVSEHFRGSGFKVFARMLEDPKNQVWAIPGTGGGSRAFCDRMNSWAQGEGQPGLGYIMWREGGEGAGPLANNIGPERTAAIRDQLGLKEGDAAFFVAGDPEKFWKFAGLARTKLGEELNQIDKDRFELAWIVDFPMYEYDEENKKVDFSHNPFSMPQGGLDALKSQDPLTIKAFQYDIACNGYEIASGGIRNHKPEAMVKAFEIAGYGEQEVIDRFGGMYRAFQYGAPPHGGMAAGLDRIVMLLCGTNNLREISLFPMNQQAMDLLMGAPSEASPKQLKELHIRTNLPAKS, encoded by the coding sequence ATGCATCGCTACCGGTCACACACATGCGGCGCGCTCCGAGAGAGCGATATCGACCAGACGGCCCGGCTGTCAGGCTGGGTCCATCGTGTCCGGGACCATGGCGGCGTGCTGTTCGTCGATTTGCGCGACCATTACGGCATCACTCAATGCGTGGCCGATCCGGACTCGCCGGCATTCGCCGAGGTCGAGAAGTTCCGCTCGGAGTGGGTGGTGCGGATCGACGGCAAGGTGCGCCACCGCCCGGCCGGCACCGACAATCCCGAACTGCCGACCGGCATGATCGAGGTCTACATCAAGGAGATCGAGGTGCTGGGTCCTGCGGCCGAGCTCCCGCTGCCGGTGTTCGGCGAGCAGGAATATCCTGAGGACATCAGGCTGAAGTACCGCTTCCTCGACCTGCGTCGCGAGAAGCTGCACCAGAACATCATGACCCGCGGCGCGGTAGTCGATTCCATGCGCAAGCGGATGAAGGAGCAGGGCTTCTTCGAATTCCAGACCCCGATCCTGACGGCATCCTCGCCGGAAGGCGCGCGCGACTTCCTGGTGCCGTCGCGGATCCATCCCGGCAAGTTCTACGCGCTGCCGCAGGCGCCGCAGCAGTACAAGCAGCTGTTGATGATGTCGGGCTTCGACCGCTACTTCCAGATCGCGCCGTGCTTCCGCGACGAGGACCCGCGCGCCGACCGCCTGCCGGGCGAGTTCTACCAGCTCGACGTCGAGATGAGCTTTGTCGAACAGGACGACGTGTTCGCGGCGATGGAGCCGGTGATAACAGGCGTGTTCGAGGATTTTGCCAAGGGCAAGCCGGTGACCAAGAACTGGCCGCGGATTCCGTTCGCGGAAGCCGTGCGCAAATACGGCTCAGACAAGCCGGACCTGCGCAACAAGATCGTGATGCAGGAAGTCTCCGAGCACTTCCGCGGCTCCGGCTTCAAGGTGTTCGCGCGGATGCTTGAGGACCCGAAGAACCAGGTGTGGGCGATCCCCGGCACTGGCGGCGGCTCGCGCGCGTTCTGCGACCGCATGAACTCGTGGGCGCAGGGCGAGGGCCAGCCCGGCCTCGGCTACATCATGTGGCGCGAGGGCGGCGAGGGCGCGGGTCCGCTTGCCAACAACATCGGCCCGGAACGCACCGCTGCGATCCGCGACCAGCTCGGCCTGAAGGAGGGCGACGCGGCGTTCTTCGTCGCCGGCGATCCCGAAAAATTCTGGAAGTTCGCCGGGCTTGCCCGAACGAAACTCGGCGAGGAGCTGAACCAGATCGACAAGGACCGGTTCGAGCTCGCCTGGATCGTCGACTTCCCGATGTACGAGTATGACGAGGAGAACAAGAAGGTCGACTTCTCGCACAACCCGTTCTCGATGCCGCAGGGCGGTCTCGATGCGCTGAAGTCGCAGGACCCGCTGACCATCAAGGCGTTCCAGTACGACATCGCCTGCAACGGCTACGAGATCGCCTCCGGCGGCATCCGCAACCACAAGCCGGAAGCGATGGTGAAGGCGTTCGAGATCGCGGGCTATGGCGAGCAGGAGGTCATCGACCGCTTCGGCGGCATGTACCGTGCGTTCCAGTACGGCGCGCCGCCGCATGGCGGCATGGCGGCCGGCCTCGACCGCATCGTGATGCTGCTCTGCGGCACCAACAATCTGCGCGAGATCTCGCTGTTCCCGATGAACCAGCAGGCCATGGATTTGCTGATGGGCGCGCCGTCGGAAGCCTCGCCGAAGCAGCTCAAGGAGCTGCACATCCGCACCAACCTGCCGGCCAAGAGCTAG